A window of Hemibagrus wyckioides isolate EC202008001 linkage group LG03, SWU_Hwy_1.0, whole genome shotgun sequence contains these coding sequences:
- the nkx6.2 gene encoding homeobox protein Nkx-6.2 encodes MLAVGQMDANRQSAFVLGSTPLAALHSMTEMKSSLFPYTLQNPAGFKAPSLTNLSSQLPLGTPHGISDILGRPITTAGQLLSSFPRINGLATSAGMYFNPAAVSRYPKPLAELPGRAPIFWPGMMQSSPWREPRLPCQAQANIMLDKDGKKKHSRPTFSGQQIFALEKTFEQTKYLAGPERARLAYSLGMTESQVKVWFQNRRTKWRKKHAAEMATAKKKHDSETEKMKESSDNEDDDEYNKPLDPNSDDEKITRLLKKHKSASLALMSPSNSSSDTL; translated from the exons ATGTTAGCGGTGGGGCAAATGGATGCTAACAGGCAGAGTGCTTTCGTGTTGGGTAGCACGCCACTGGCTGCGCTTCACAGCATGACCGAGATGAAGAGCTCGCTGTTCCCCTACACGCTGCAGAATCCCGCGGGCTTCAAAGCTCCCTCCCTCACCAACCTCAGCTCTCAGCTCCCGCTGGGCACACCGCACGGAATTAGCGATATCCTGGGAAGACCCATCACCACGGCGGGACAACTTCTCTCCAGCTTTCCGCGGATAAACGGCTTGGCCACCTCCGCCGGGATGTACTTTAACCCCGCTGCCGTCTCGCGCTACCCGAAGCCGCTGGCGGAGCTGCCGGGCAGAGCGCCTATCTTCTGGCCGGGAATGATGCAGAGTTCCCCGTGGAGGGAGCCCCGACTGCCCTGTCAGG CACAAGCAAATATAATGTTGGATAAAGACGGGAAGAAGAAACACTCCAGACCAACTTTTTCGGGACAGCAAATTTTTGCGCTGGAAAAAACCTTCGAACAGACCAAGTACCTGGCCGGACCGGAAAGAGCACGCCTCGCTTACTCACTGGGAATGACCGAGAGTCAGGTCAAG GTCTGGTTTCAGAACCGGAGGACCAAGTGGCGCAAGAAGCACGCAGCGGAAATGGCCACCGCCAAAAAGAAACATGACTCGGAAACAGAGAAGATGAAGGAAAGCTCGGACAACGAGGACGACGACGAGTACAACAAGCCGCTGGACCCCAACTCAGACGACGAAAAAATTACGAGACTGCTGAAAAAGCACAAGTCGGCGAGCCTGGCGCTTATGAGCCCGAGTAACAGCAGCTCGGACACGTTGTGA